One genomic segment of Misgurnus anguillicaudatus chromosome 25, ASM2758022v2, whole genome shotgun sequence includes these proteins:
- the bhlhe22 gene encoding class E basic helix-loop-helix protein 22: MDRRINLGGDIFHKTLSAVSGKKMDSFRPATAIELASRDTQSPISCFEQPDLDPVQPGGLTAGRAGTLGLPTGSLCVKYGESANRTSAAESSGGEQSPDDDSDGRCDMMLLADGRMSLSGGKSEGGKKNKEQKTLRLNINARERRRMHDLNDALDELRGVIPYAHSPSVRKLSKIATLLLAKNYILMQAQALEEMRRLVAYLNQGQAMSAASLPPTTTLTPGLSAYDPPAGYPFPAGVPASSCPDKCALFNNVTSSLCKQCTDKP; this comes from the coding sequence ATGGACAGGAGAATAAACTTGGGTGGCGACATTTTTCACAAAACTCTCAGCGCGGTCTCCGGCAAAAAGATGGACTCGTTTCGACCGGCCACGGCTATTGAGCTCGCTTCCAGGGACACCCAGTCGCCAATCAGCTGTTTTGAACAGCCAGACCTAGACCCGGTTCAGCCCGGAGGACTGACGGCCGGGAGAGCGGGAACGCTGGGGTTGCCGACTGGATCTTTGTGCGTGAAATACGGCGAGAGCGCAAACAGAACTTCGGCTGCGGAGAGCAGCGGAGGGGAGCAGAGCCCGGACGATGACAGCGACGGCCGCTGCGACATGATGCTCCTGGCGGACGGGAGAATGTCGTTGTCCGGGGGAAAGTCTGAGGGAGGTAAGAAAAACAAAGAGCAGAAAACTCTGAGACTGAACATCAACGCCCGGGAGAGACGGAGAATGCACGATCTGAACGACGCGCTTGATGAACTGCGGGGTGTGATACCTTACGCGCACAGCCCATCGGTACGGAAACTCTCCAAAATTGCCACATTGCTTTTAGCCAAAAATTACATTCTCATGCAGGCACAGGCGCTGGAAGAGATGAGGAGGTTGGTTGCGTATCTAAACCAAGGCCAGGCAATGTCTGCTGCCTCGTTGCCCCCCACCACAACTCTCACGCCAGGTCTGAGCGCATACGATCCGCCGGCTGGTTACCCGTTCCCCGCAGGAGTTCCAGCATCCTCCTGTCCAGACAAATGTGCCCTTTTCAACAATGTCACCTCCAGCCTCTGTAAGCAATGCACTGACAAGCCTTAA